In the genome of Montipora foliosa isolate CH-2021 chromosome 3, ASM3666993v2, whole genome shotgun sequence, one region contains:
- the LOC137995695 gene encoding uncharacterized protein, producing MNEERSELGDQQSSSEASNVTTSGGSPSISVNMANFQIPPPEIIELNDGSVASNWRTWVAAWKNYTLATTLDKEDEARQVATLLAVIGKEANKVFRTFTFSSPDEAKKIEPVLRKFEEHCIPRENTIYERFLFFTRDQRESETIDQYLTELRQIAANCDFESITPDQLLLD from the coding sequence ATGAACGAAGAACGTAGCGAACTCGGAGATCAGCAGTCATCGTCAGAAGCTTCGAACGTCACAACATCGGGCGGTTCACCTTCGATTTCAGTAAACATGGCTAATTTTCAGATACCTCCtccagagataattgagcttaaCGATGGCTCCGTAGCTTCTAATTGGCGAACATGGGTTGCTGCGTGGAAGAACTATACTTTGGCTACAACACTCGACAAAGAAGACGAAGCTCGTCAAGTTGCTACTCTATTGGCTGTAATCGGGAAAGAAGCAAACAAAGTGTTTCGCACGTTTACCTTTTCGTCACCAGATGAAGCTAAGAAAATCGAGCCGGTCTTAAGAAAATTCGAAGAGCATTGCATACCCAGGGAGAACACAATTTATGaacgctttcttttctttacccGGGATCAGCGCGAGTCCGAAACTATTGACCAGTACCTGACAGAGCTTCGTCAAATCGCGGCTAACTGTGACTTTGAGTCAATCACACCAGATCAACTTCTCCTGGATTGA